The Mercenaria mercenaria strain notata chromosome 1, MADL_Memer_1, whole genome shotgun sequence nucleotide sequence tatgtactTGCTGCACCGTGGAATTAATAAAACATGCTTTCAAAACTCAaatgaaattgcttttttttttatcttaaatgttcattttcaatGTTCGTATTACACGTATCGTTTTAACAGATCTtctgtaggggcctccgtggccgagtggttaatgtcgctgacttcaaagcacttgcccctcatcgatgtgggttcgaggagcgttgaattcttcatgtgaggaagccatccagctggcttacggaatgtcgatggttctaccctggtgcccgctcgtgatgaaataatgcacggaggggcacctggagtcttcctccaccatcaaagctggaaagtcgccatatgacctaaaattgtgttggtgcgacattaaaaccaacaaaaaagaTCTTCTGTAAACGATATCTGGAGGACCACAGGTTTCCCTCTGGGCATTATGTCATACCGGGCAGTAACCTGGGTAAAATAACCAAGCTTCTTTAAGCCAATTGGATGTTTTCCTCCAATAAAATTTATACTCATTAAGCGAGGGTtcaaggggcaagtgattcgaagaaAGTGACGTTAACCATTTGGCCACAGACGTCCTTGTAAAAGTCAGTTTAACTTTAGCATCAATTTAAGTACTTGCTACTGAATAAATAAGCGCACTGCTTATACAAACCTTTTGTAACATCAAGGTCCTCAAACAGAGCGTCAGTCTTTTCATTGTCGCCGAAGATAGCACGTAGTTCATCTTTCACGATAACACCATCTCGGTCATCATCGTAGGTGAAGAAATTACAGGGATCGACATACAGTGTGATATTGTAATGGTTTCCGTtctaataaaagaaaacattcattTACAAATTGCTATAGTCCACCTGGGATAATACTTTGTTTACAAACATTAATCGGAAGAGTCAAACACAGCAAAATAGGTAAGGGTTGTGACAATAATAGCATTTATTACTACTGAAAAATGCGAAGGAAAAGCAAGAGCGGGACTAGTACAGTGGTAAGATCACAGGAACTTTACAACTACGACACTTTTATTGCGGGTTCGAATCCAGGTGGAGaaagtatttttaacattttgttgcTTATGTTTTTGCACGAGTTTTTCATGTTATTTACCTTTTTCTTATGTGTTACCTTCACTGAAAAAACTGCGAACATGTCAAGACAATCGAGGAAAAATACTGGGCTGCTGACATTGTTATTGACAAGGAAATGGAAAAAAACACTTGAGTTTCAGGTTACAAGTGACTCGGCGACAGACACTGCCTCTGAATCTGATGGTTGGTCTCCTTGTAAAGACACAACCGTTGAATGTACTGATCTTTTGTAACTATTGTTAGATATTGTAATTACATACATGTACCATGTTGACTTTAATACTACACGTCTCATGAAATGCTTATTGTTATTACAAATGATTTCATGAAAGatgaaacaataaataaataaataaaataaaataaatagataaataaaggataagcaataaataaataaaattaaaaacaaaataataaaaaaaaaaaccttcgtCGTCTGGGTTCGAACCTATATCTGTCCATAACAGAAACTGTTACAAAAAACAAACGGACGccttaccactacaccaccaAGCCATTCAGAATACAAAACGTAAAAATAAGTACTTATTACTTtatataccattattttttataatataccTGACTACCCTATTATTAGTTATACCAAAATTTCCCGCGTTTCGTGTTATCCTGGGAGGATTATACATAACAACATAACTAATACACAAACAATGTATAATAATGCAGCGTTACTGCTTGACAAcaatattaataaagtaaaacattactaAGAAATGGCCAAGATGtcttgattcagtgttgttatattttctgggcgtttgggatcatggagtccattcaccatatgtgtaatagagttccgcttaggccggtgctagggggcgtgagaggtgttgcacatttcatttcctcccatgaacagactctatcaaaccgagtctgctattattcttcttggttgcatgctttgcttccaaaggatctttttacagattctatTCATTCAAAATGCATTCAATTATTTCCTAATGGCAATTAATTAGTTGTTTGTATAAAGAAGTGTCAGCCTTTTCTGATGCTATACAAAATGCCGAAAACTGCATTCATATGTAAAGACCTAGTTTATACTCTTTAACATATTCATCAACCATAACTTATAAAAATGTCTGGCTTACCCATTTAGCACTTCTTTTACGAAATTCCATGGAAAATCTAGCGCCAAAGCCAAAATTTCCATCGTTATCAATGGTTCCAGTGATAGAGCTGTTCCAGTTATCCTCCCTGTGCTCTAATCCAGCCCAGGTCCTATAAAAATCGTCGATATCGTACTGGCCCACGTCAAAAGTAGTTCTTCCCGAAGGACTTGAAAAGGAACGTCTTACATAATTCGGAAATCTTGGGTAATCTGAACGTCTCGAAGGACCAAAAAACCAGCCATTTGCCGCGCAACAACTGGCAAATACAAGAACGACTGTCGAAATTCCTGTCTTCTGGAAAAgaaaatttcataataaaatgatGGTAATCAATTGGAAAAAGCTTGAATTGTCAGGATTATATGGCGTCAGATATTAAGATATGTTTATTGATATAAGATATAATTAGAGTTTCAAGCGCATACGATACTCATTTGTTACTAATGAGGACATATATTTAGAGTTTTATCAGGCGGTTGGCGTCACactaaaaaaagacaaaaaaaagaaaaaaaaagaaacaaaacaaaaacataaaaaaaaactgaatttgagCATATTAGTACATACATCCTTTAAGCAAAATTTCGCAATTCTCGATAATTTATGCATATGCATTTTAAAATTGTTGTCCAACGTACAAGGTTTTGACACATAGGGTTTAATTATGGTCTTATGTTTTAGTTCGGTGTCCTACATTTAGGTATGATATTTTCCAGTTTGTTGCCAAACACGATGTACCAGCtgtaaagataaaaatttaatattgagGTGAAAAGATCTGCCTCTTTATCAAGAACCAAAGGTTAGCCTGTGCTTGAAACAAAAACTAAACATTATCTTATGAGCATCTTTCATTAAAAtggtttacatttaaatacttattttaaatgtataaaatcctcagcAAAGGAATATATAAACTACATGTGTCagtagagctacattcacaatttaattccatgtataacagttacttaattaaataaaacttacagTCAGTCGTTTTAGTGGTGTAATACATTTGTACTGTTTTTAGCTATACAAGTATTAGATATGTGTAATCTAAAACCTAACATACATGGGTTAAATGTATGAATACATAAATATTAATAAGTAACAATTCGTATTTTTAAATATGAACTTGGGTCTTAAGTCAGCATTATATTTTGAGTATCAAAGCTTCTAATTAGACCTGTTTTGACATCTTATCCTAAATAAccttaaaatctgtaaaatctgTTTAATAAAGTAGAAACAACAAGTATCAAAAAGCCTTCGCAGCTAAAGTTTATACTTTCATTGttaaattcaaatatcaaaattgtttgcagtttgCTTCTTAAATACGACTTAGCGAGGTAAATCATATTTTACTTACCATTTTTctgtccttttttttaaaaataattcctaAGACGGAGAAATTGCAGTCACTACTCTCACCGAGCTAGGAAGTAAACAAGATGAGCTGCTTTAAGTAGGGCTTCAATACGAATCATTGGTCGTGTATCAGTCACGTGGTGTTGTCGTACGAAGAAACAATTCTATTTTTTTCCTAGAAAGTCAGTCTTATCTCTTACGTCTTGTGAgatcttattttttttctaaagtaaatAGTGTTGAATCTTTTATACTGATCTGGTAAATAGTCGTGTTATGGTGACATATGAAATCGCAAAATTCATGGTTTCATACTTCACGATTTCGTGTGTAATAAATCGGGAAGTAGTTTAGGTTGAAATTTCTTTTAGTTACAGTATATCGtgtgtttttgtattttgtaaatgtatgaggTAAAGCTTCAATAATCAGGAAGCAAGTATTTGTAGTTACAGAAAAAGAATAGTTTGTCTCTATCAACACCATGC carries:
- the LOC123545147 gene encoding uncharacterized protein LOC123545147, with the translated sequence MKTGISTVVLVFASCCAANGWFFGPSRRSDYPRFPNYVRRSFSSPSGRTTFDVGQYDIDDFYRTWAGLEHREDNWNSSITGTIDNDGNFGFGARFSMEFRKRSAKWNGNHYNITLYVDPCNFFTYDDDRDGVIVKDELRAIFGDNEKTDALFEDLDVTKDDEGINPEEFYAMAPMIIADCLDTEK